CTAAGAAGGGACACTCCAATGTATCCACATAAGAGGAAGAAAGAGAACTTCATATCTGCATTGCATGCCATTTAGGAGGTGTACGACACCAGACCAAGTCCAAATACATCAATAAGAAAGATAACCTACTAGTTTACCTGCCAATTCATCAAGAAACAAACCCAACAAACCCAAGTATAGAGCTGAATCTCCAACCTATTCAAAATTGAACCATGTTAGTAGAAAGTGAAGCAATTAGATTCTTCAATATATACATAAAGAATAACAAATGTGCACCCAATAAATTCATTTGTTGTCATGGCTAACGGGGTAATTATCTTATCCACTTTTCCAAACTATTGTATACGTGTGATTGGCATAGAGAAATCATATGATGTTATGATGCACATTTGTTTATGTGAGGGTGTAGAAATGGAGTGCAGATGAAAATAGCAAGCAACTCACCGACGGATAGGATTTGAGCATTGAAGAGATTGCAATGTAGATGAAAGCCAAAAAGCAGGGCCGGTGCTTTAGCCGTATGGCTAATGGCaatatcataaacaaaatattcagGTGGAAAACTATCATAAAGAAACTTCTGAAGAAATCAAACACTTCAGCGAAGAAGTACCTGCAATTGAAATGAAACAGATGCCTATCTAAGTGCCACACCCCATATTTAGTGTTAGAGCACCCCACATCtacaaagaacaacaaaattTTTTGGCTCACCACAGAACACCAATATTTGGTGACATATCTTCCATTGTGAGAATGAATCCATATGTTCTGCAAAATAATGCCAGGCATATTCAATTATCAAGAAAGTTCAAATAACTACAgcataaaacacaattttgagaAGCCACATGGAACTTCTTGATGTCCACATATATGTGAAGCAATAAAACTGTTTTTAAAATTCGAGCAGATTTAATGTTCTTTGACAAGTTTAGATCAACTTGCCTGGTACAGAATTAATGCAATTTAAAAGGAAAGGAGCTACATTCCAAGTGTTTCAAATTGAGCTAACTTTAGTAACAATAGGCTACAAATTCTTCTGTATAGAAAATGAATAATATGTAATGCCCAATAAATTCCCAGATCCTCATTAACTTGTAAGAATCTAGAAGtgaatttgaaaagtttgtGATATAACTTCTGCTGATTTTGTACGAAATATCAACCAAACTATGGGGCTTCTGAACAAGTTCTTTAAATAGGTGCTCGTAGATTTTTATGTGGCCAGTCTTGCCTCCATATGGATCTAACCTTTTAGAGTAGCACAAGTTAAGCAAAGTTTTTTCAGATACATCACCAGGCTTTATCACAACTAACCTAATTTTCATACATGGTTGCCAAACAGTGTTAGTCTTAGAAATGAGTACTCACTTCTCATTAATCCATAAATCTGATCCTGACATTGATTAACAGAAGAAAACTCTGGAGAGCAGCGTTATCATTCAAAATCATGTAATACATGATGCAAACCAGATATAATAAAGGAAAGAATATCCAACTGATACCTTTGAAACATCTCCCACAGACTACCATGTGGTTTAACAGATATACTGCATAGAACCAGAACATAGGTGGACCATAGAGAGCTCCAAAATAAGAAATGTATGACTGGTCGCGATGAAAATGTAACTTCTGCCTTTGATTGGTTGGTCTCTTGCTGACCACAGTTATCACTTGAGTGGCTATCTCCATTTTTACCATATCCCTTCTGCAGGAACAACTTTCTGGGTGGAGTATCAGGACCATATCCCAACAAAAGAATCACCTGGAACAAAACCAATTAACCACAGTTTCAAGAGAGTAATACATCAACTGTGTACTTCACAATGGATATTCCATTATGTACCATGGTTAGAACCTAGTATTTTAAGACAAAGTAAGCCGGAAAGGGGCATTACTGGAATTATTAGGATTGCAGGATAAAGAGACAAGTGTGTCGCCATAACCCATCCAAATGCTGCCAGAGGAACTAATCCTGCACTCCATCAAATgaacaatatttcaataaaatatgtAAGATATAGAATATTAGTGCCAGGAAAGCGTATCATATATCCATGGTCTGTTGCAAATATACACACTCTTATTCTGGAAAGTAAGTTTTATGAATAGATAACCATGGAACATTCTAGcatgcttggcatgatatcTGGCAAATCACTTTATATCCATCATACTTCCAAGGGGCTATTGTCTCCACCCGACCCCCCACCCCTGCTGAGAAAAGCAAAAACGCTTTCTATAAGCCTGCAACCTTGTGGTAATATGGATTAATCAAGGTCAACTCTTCACAAATTCAGTCTTAACTTGATACCAGGCCTTGTTAcactttttaaattcataaaatga
This genomic interval from Populus alba chromosome 1, ASM523922v2, whole genome shotgun sequence contains the following:
- the LOC118033789 gene encoding uncharacterized protein isoform X2, encoding MLDRCTMDLHCYSHFLVHSLLKELKGNLIIFFADIISALLIRATGHTLQMAYRQSLNSLDIVDILKSSDLLSSGDIAALVYLWNPFTIAACVGLSTSPVENLVVILALHGACKGLVPLAAFGWVMATHLSLYPAILIIPVILLLGYGPDTPPRKLFLQKGYGKNGDSHSSDNCGQQETNQSKAEVTFSSRPVIHFLFWSSLWSTYVLVLCSISVKPHGSLWEMFQRTYGFILTMEDMSPNIGVLWYFFAEVFDFFRSFFMIVFHLNILFMILPLAIRLKHRPCFLAFIYIAISSMLKSYPSVGDSALYLGLLGLFLDELADMKFSFFLLCGYIGVSLLSPVMHNLWIWRGTGNANFYYATGMAYACLQIILVVESVSAVLNHDRKLRKISVTKPRDGNS